In one Williamwhitmania sp. genomic region, the following are encoded:
- the rpmD gene encoding 50S ribosomal protein L30, translating to MTIVKITQVKSMIGSSERQKSTLKSLGLGKINRASEKDANAQILGMIAKVKHLVKVEEVK from the coding sequence ATGACAATAGTAAAAATAACACAGGTTAAGAGCATGATTGGTAGCTCAGAGCGCCAAAAAAGCACCCTTAAATCTTTGGGTCTGGGAAAAATCAATCGTGCTTCCGAAAAGGATGCGAATGCTCAAATTTTGGGCATGATTGCAAAAGTTAAGCACCTTGTTAAGGTGGAAGAAGTAAAATAA
- the rpsE gene encoding 30S ribosomal protein S5 has translation MSTNTSIRKVKSSDLELKDRLVAIQRVTKVTKGGRTFSFSAIVVVGNENGIVGFGLGKASEVTSAIAKGIEDAKKNLIKVPIYKGTIPHEQLAKYGGALVFIKPAAPGTGVKAGGAMRAVLESVGVTDVLAKSKGSSNPHNLVKATVRALTELRNARAIADLRGIKLSKVFNG, from the coding sequence ATGTCGACAAATACTAGTATACGTAAAGTAAAGAGCAGCGATCTCGAACTAAAGGACAGATTGGTTGCCATTCAGCGTGTGACCAAGGTAACCAAGGGTGGTCGTACCTTTAGCTTCTCTGCCATCGTTGTTGTTGGCAACGAAAATGGGATTGTTGGTTTCGGATTGGGTAAGGCAAGCGAGGTAACCTCTGCTATTGCAAAGGGTATTGAGGATGCTAAGAAGAACCTCATTAAGGTGCCAATCTATAAAGGAACCATTCCCCATGAGCAACTTGCAAAATATGGTGGCGCTTTGGTATTCATCAAGCCAGCTGCTCCTGGAACTGGAGTTAAGGCAGGTGGTGCAATGCGTGCTGTACTCGAGAGCGTTGGTGTAACCGACGTGCTTGCAAAATCAAAGGGCTCCTCTAACCCTCACAACTTAGTAAAGGCTACCGTTCGCGCTCTCACCGAGTTGCGTAATGCACGCGCCATTGCCGATTTGAGAGGAATTAAGTTGTCCAAAGTGTTTAACGGATAG